The Camelina sativa cultivar DH55 chromosome 14, Cs, whole genome shotgun sequence genome includes a window with the following:
- the LOC104742214 gene encoding uncharacterized protein LOC104742214 isoform X1, whose translation MPSESSYKVHRPAKPGGSRRDSSPDSIIFTPESNLSLFSSASVSVDRCSSTSDAHDRDSLVSGPSLERDQRVSSSCKDLDLDKRGTGWKNSRNSRKSNKVKAAWKEEFEVKKDDESQNLDSARSSFSVALRECQERRSRCEALAKKLDYQRTASLDLSNVISSSPRVVNVKRTSVSTNKSSVFPSPGTPTYLQSMQKGWSSERVPLRSNGGRSPPNAGFLPLYSGKTIPSKWEDAERWIVSPLTKEGAARTSFGASHERRPKAKSGPLGPPGFAYYSLYSPAVPMVHGGNMGCLTASSPFSAGVLPETVSSRGSTASAFPQRIDPCMARSISIHGCSEVLAPSSQDGIHESIKDAATDAQAVSRRDMATQMSPEGSIRLSPERQCSFSPSSPSARPVSELLNGHSNQAEVKDLQVDEKVTVTRWSKTHRGLYHGNSSKMRDHLNGKARDPQGLTCVKTAEASIISWENLQKAKAEAAIRKLEMKLEKKRSSSMEKIMRKVKSAEKKAEEMRRSVLDNKATTTSHGKASSFKRSGKKKMASLSGCFTCHAF comes from the exons ATGCCGTCGGAGTCATCGTACAAAGTCCACCGTCCGGCGAAACCCGGAGGATCTCGACGAGACTCAAGCCCCGACTCTATAATCTTCACACCGGAATCTAATCTCAGTCTCTTCTCCTCCGCTTCCGTCAGCGTCGATCGTTGCTCTTCCACCTCCGACGCTCACGACCGTGACTCTCTCGTCTCCGGTCCTTCTCTG GAGCGAGATCAGAGGGTAAGTTCGAGCTGTAAAGATCTAGATCTAGACAAGCGTGGAACAGGGTGGAAGAATAGTCGTAACTCTAGAAAATCAAATAAAGTGAAAG CAGCTTGGAAAGAGGAGTTTGAGGttaaaaaagatgatgaaagcCAGAATCTTGATTCAGCTAGGAGTTCTTTCTCTGTAGCTCTTAGAG AATGccaggaacgaagatccagaTGTGAAGCGCTGGCGAAAAAGCTAGACTACCAAAGGACTGCTTCATTGGATCTTAGTAATGTAATCTCTTCGTCTCCAAGAGTGGTAAATGTTAAGAGAACTTCAGTTTCAACTAATAAATCCAGTGTGTTTCCTAGTCCCGGAACTCCGACTTATCTGCAAAGTATGCAAAAGGGTTGGAGCTCAGAGCGAGTGCCTTTACGCTCAAACGGGGGAAGAAGTCCGCCCAATGCTGGTTTTTTACCTTTATATAGTGGTAAAACAATTCCTTCTAAGTGGGAAGATGCAGAGAGATGGATAGTTAGTCCTCTTACTAAGGAAGGAGCTGCCCGAACTTCATTTGGAGCATCACATGAAAGGCGACCTAAAGCCAAAAGTGGTCCATTAGGACCTCCAGGATTTGCATATTATTCATTGTATTCCCCTGCGGTTCCTATGGTTCATGGTGGAAACATGGGCTGCTTAACGGCAAGTTCTCCATTTTCAGCTGGTGTGTTGCCAGAAACTGTCTCTTCTAGGGGTTCTACTGCATCAGCCTTTCCTCAACGAATCGATCCTTGCATGGCTAGATCGATTAGCATTCATGGCTGCTCTGAAGTACTTGCACCCTCATCCCAAG ATGGCATCCATGAAAGTATAAAGGATGCAGCTACTGATGCTCAAGCTGTCTCAAGAAGGGATATGGCGACCCAGATGAGTCCCGAGGGAAGCATCCGCTTGTCACCTGAGAGACAGTGTTCATTCTCTCCCTCCTCTCCATCAGCACGACCTGTTTCGGAACTACTGAATGGTCATTCCAACCAAGCAGAAGTCAAGGACTTACAGGTTGATGAGAAGGTAACCGTAACTCGCTGGTCCAAGACGCACAGAGGTCTATACCATGGAAATAGCTCAAAAATGCGAGACCACTTAAATGGCAAAGCTAGGGATCCTCAAGGTCTGACATG TGTGAAGACCGCGGAAGCCAGCATCATATCTTGGGAAAATTTGCAGAAAGCTAAAGCCGAGGCCGCAATAAGAAAGCTAGAG AtgaaattggaaaagaaaagatcGTCGTCAATGGAAAAAATAATGAGAAAAGTGAAATCAGCAGAGAAGAAAGCAGAGGAGATGAGGAGGTCGGTGTTAGACAATAAAGCAACAACCACATCACATGGTAAGGCTTCATCTTTTAAAAGAAgtgggaagaagaaaatggctTCCCTAAGTGGTTGCTTCACCTGTCATGCATTCTAG
- the LOC104742214 gene encoding uncharacterized protein LOC104742214 isoform X2, with protein sequence MPSESSYKVHRPAKPGGSRRDSSPDSIIFTPESNLSLFSSASVSVDRCSSTSDAHDRDSLVSGPSLERDQRVSSSCKDLDLDKRGTGWKNSRNSRKSNKVKAWKEEFEVKKDDESQNLDSARSSFSVALRECQERRSRCEALAKKLDYQRTASLDLSNVISSSPRVVNVKRTSVSTNKSSVFPSPGTPTYLQSMQKGWSSERVPLRSNGGRSPPNAGFLPLYSGKTIPSKWEDAERWIVSPLTKEGAARTSFGASHERRPKAKSGPLGPPGFAYYSLYSPAVPMVHGGNMGCLTASSPFSAGVLPETVSSRGSTASAFPQRIDPCMARSISIHGCSEVLAPSSQDGIHESIKDAATDAQAVSRRDMATQMSPEGSIRLSPERQCSFSPSSPSARPVSELLNGHSNQAEVKDLQVDEKVTVTRWSKTHRGLYHGNSSKMRDHLNGKARDPQGLTCVKTAEASIISWENLQKAKAEAAIRKLEMKLEKKRSSSMEKIMRKVKSAEKKAEEMRRSVLDNKATTTSHGKASSFKRSGKKKMASLSGCFTCHAF encoded by the exons ATGCCGTCGGAGTCATCGTACAAAGTCCACCGTCCGGCGAAACCCGGAGGATCTCGACGAGACTCAAGCCCCGACTCTATAATCTTCACACCGGAATCTAATCTCAGTCTCTTCTCCTCCGCTTCCGTCAGCGTCGATCGTTGCTCTTCCACCTCCGACGCTCACGACCGTGACTCTCTCGTCTCCGGTCCTTCTCTG GAGCGAGATCAGAGGGTAAGTTCGAGCTGTAAAGATCTAGATCTAGACAAGCGTGGAACAGGGTGGAAGAATAGTCGTAACTCTAGAAAATCAAATAAAGTGAAAG CTTGGAAAGAGGAGTTTGAGGttaaaaaagatgatgaaagcCAGAATCTTGATTCAGCTAGGAGTTCTTTCTCTGTAGCTCTTAGAG AATGccaggaacgaagatccagaTGTGAAGCGCTGGCGAAAAAGCTAGACTACCAAAGGACTGCTTCATTGGATCTTAGTAATGTAATCTCTTCGTCTCCAAGAGTGGTAAATGTTAAGAGAACTTCAGTTTCAACTAATAAATCCAGTGTGTTTCCTAGTCCCGGAACTCCGACTTATCTGCAAAGTATGCAAAAGGGTTGGAGCTCAGAGCGAGTGCCTTTACGCTCAAACGGGGGAAGAAGTCCGCCCAATGCTGGTTTTTTACCTTTATATAGTGGTAAAACAATTCCTTCTAAGTGGGAAGATGCAGAGAGATGGATAGTTAGTCCTCTTACTAAGGAAGGAGCTGCCCGAACTTCATTTGGAGCATCACATGAAAGGCGACCTAAAGCCAAAAGTGGTCCATTAGGACCTCCAGGATTTGCATATTATTCATTGTATTCCCCTGCGGTTCCTATGGTTCATGGTGGAAACATGGGCTGCTTAACGGCAAGTTCTCCATTTTCAGCTGGTGTGTTGCCAGAAACTGTCTCTTCTAGGGGTTCTACTGCATCAGCCTTTCCTCAACGAATCGATCCTTGCATGGCTAGATCGATTAGCATTCATGGCTGCTCTGAAGTACTTGCACCCTCATCCCAAG ATGGCATCCATGAAAGTATAAAGGATGCAGCTACTGATGCTCAAGCTGTCTCAAGAAGGGATATGGCGACCCAGATGAGTCCCGAGGGAAGCATCCGCTTGTCACCTGAGAGACAGTGTTCATTCTCTCCCTCCTCTCCATCAGCACGACCTGTTTCGGAACTACTGAATGGTCATTCCAACCAAGCAGAAGTCAAGGACTTACAGGTTGATGAGAAGGTAACCGTAACTCGCTGGTCCAAGACGCACAGAGGTCTATACCATGGAAATAGCTCAAAAATGCGAGACCACTTAAATGGCAAAGCTAGGGATCCTCAAGGTCTGACATG TGTGAAGACCGCGGAAGCCAGCATCATATCTTGGGAAAATTTGCAGAAAGCTAAAGCCGAGGCCGCAATAAGAAAGCTAGAG AtgaaattggaaaagaaaagatcGTCGTCAATGGAAAAAATAATGAGAAAAGTGAAATCAGCAGAGAAGAAAGCAGAGGAGATGAGGAGGTCGGTGTTAGACAATAAAGCAACAACCACATCACATGGTAAGGCTTCATCTTTTAAAAGAAgtgggaagaagaaaatggctTCCCTAAGTGGTTGCTTCACCTGTCATGCATTCTAG
- the LOC104742216 gene encoding trimethylguanosine synthase-like isoform X3, translated as MQIPLNKSVDDTSGIANIRSEEMGLMKEMTAMGLPVSFRTNKEWKNRTRGYQKKGLKVQINDEANVLFVEEDNKDVASTINLVSDLKTSDYAIGDDEDVHKLCVEDDCVQSTTVGKENHDVVVESCVLGNEDGESQGDNHESNEWKVYWDSFYGRSYFYNVKTQESTWEPPLGIEHLAYSNESHNLTELAIETTENQHDSLFGTGPADKVDAEKPDDLGGVCQSQCETEALAEVNSLADTYQETSVGSQPFDITTLDEEGNGASVVVNTVRKAKKESRRSRARKKLLDSYTGTGMKGVLEEYSAILGKYWCQRYLLFSRFDEGIKMDEEGWFSVTPELIAKHHAARCNEGIVIDCFTGVGGNAIQFASRSHYVIAVDLDPKKLDLAQHNAAIYGVADKIDFVKGDFFDLAHNLKAGTVFLSPPWGGPDYLKASTYDMKTMLRPRDGDALFKAAMNIASTVIMFLPRNVDINQLAELALSTSPPWSLEVEKNYVNGKLKAITAYYVRQNSS; from the exons ATGCAGATACCCCTAAACAAGAGTGTTGATGATACTTCTGGAATTGCGA atATTAGGTCTGAGGAGATGGGATTGATGAAAGAGATGACTGCTATGGGTCTTCCGGTTTCCTTCCGAACAAATAAGGAG tggaaaaacagaacaagaggCTACCAAAAGAAAGGGCTCAAGGTTCAAATAAACGACGAGGCTAATGTTCTTTTCGTAGAAGAAGACAACAAGGATGTAGCATCCACTATAAATTTGGTTTCTGATTTGAAGACTTCTGATTATGCTATTGGTGATGATGAGGACGTTCACAAACTGTGTGTAGAAGATGATTGTGTTCAAAGTACCACAGTCGGAAAAGAAAATCATGATGTTGTTGTAGAAAGCTGTGTCTTGGGAAATGAAGATGGAGAGTCTCAGGGTGATAACCATGAATCTAATGAATGGAAAGTCTACTGGGATTCTTTCTATGGACGGAGTTATTTTTACAATGTTAAGACACAAGAGTCCACATGGGAGCCGCCACTTGGGATCGAGCATCTAGCTTATAGCAACGAAAGCCACAACTTGACTGAATTGGCTATAGAG ACAACAGAGAATCAACATGATTCCCTGTTTGGAACTGGACCTGCCGATAAAGTTGATGCTGAAAAACCTGATGATCTTGGTGGAGTTTGTCAGAGTCAATGTGAAACAGAAGCCCTAGCCGAAGTTAACAG tttGGCTGATACATACCAAGAAACTTCTGTTGGAAGTCAACCTTTTGATATTACTACTCTTGATGAAGAGGGAAACGGTGCATCTGTTGTTGTCAATACCGTTAGGAAGGCTAAGAAGGAGTCCAGAAGATCTCGAGCCAGAAAGAAATTACTCGATTCGTACACAG GGACTGGAATGAAAGGTGTTCTTGAAGAATACTCTGCAATCCTTGGCAAGTATTGGTGCCAAAGATACCTCCTCTTCTCCAGATTTGATGAAGGCATCAAAATGGACGAGGAAGGATGGTTTTCTGTCACTCCTGAACTTATAGCTAAGCATCATGCCGCACGTTGTAATGAAGGCATAGTCATTGACTGTTTTACAGGAGTTGGTGGAAATGCTATTCAGTTTGCATCAAG GAGTCACTATGTGATTGCAGTTGATTTGGATCCAAAGAAACTTGATTTAGCGCAGCATAATGCTGCCATATATGGTGTTGCTGATAAAATCGACTTTGTGAAGGGAGACTTCTTTGACTTGGCACATAACTTGAAG gCAGGCACTGTATTCCTATCGCCTCCCTGGGGAGGTCCTGATTATCTTAAAGCAAGTACGTATGACATGAAGACAATGTTGAGACCTCGTGATGG AGACGCTCTATTTAAGGCGGCCATGAACATTGCGTCAACAGTCATTATGTTTCTTCCAAGAAATGTTGATATTAACCAATTGGCAGAACTAGCCTTATCAACATCTCCTCCATGGTCACTGGAg GTGGAAAAGAACTACGTAAATGGGAAGCTGAAGGCGATAACAGCATATTACGTCAGACAAAATAGTTCTTAG
- the LOC104742216 gene encoding trimethylguanosine synthase-like isoform X5: MKGVLEEYSAILGKYWCQRYLLFSRFDEGIKMDEEGWFSVTPELIAKHHAARCNEGIVIDCFTGVGGNAIQFASRSHYVIAVDLDPKKLDLAQHNAAIYGVADKIDFVKGDFFDLAHNLKAGTVFLSPPWGGPDYLKASTYDMKTMLRPRDGDALFKAAMNIASTVIMFLPRNVDINQLAELALSTSPPWSLEVEKNYVNGKLKAITAYYVRQNSS, encoded by the exons ATGAAAGGTGTTCTTGAAGAATACTCTGCAATCCTTGGCAAGTATTGGTGCCAAAGATACCTCCTCTTCTCCAGATTTGATGAAGGCATCAAAATGGACGAGGAAGGATGGTTTTCTGTCACTCCTGAACTTATAGCTAAGCATCATGCCGCACGTTGTAATGAAGGCATAGTCATTGACTGTTTTACAGGAGTTGGTGGAAATGCTATTCAGTTTGCATCAAG GAGTCACTATGTGATTGCAGTTGATTTGGATCCAAAGAAACTTGATTTAGCGCAGCATAATGCTGCCATATATGGTGTTGCTGATAAAATCGACTTTGTGAAGGGAGACTTCTTTGACTTGGCACATAACTTGAAG gCAGGCACTGTATTCCTATCGCCTCCCTGGGGAGGTCCTGATTATCTTAAAGCAAGTACGTATGACATGAAGACAATGTTGAGACCTCGTGATGG AGACGCTCTATTTAAGGCGGCCATGAACATTGCGTCAACAGTCATTATGTTTCTTCCAAGAAATGTTGATATTAACCAATTGGCAGAACTAGCCTTATCAACATCTCCTCCATGGTCACTGGAg GTGGAAAAGAACTACGTAAATGGGAAGCTGAAGGCGATAACAGCATATTACGTCAGACAAAATAGTTCTTAG
- the LOC104742216 gene encoding trimethylguanosine synthase-like isoform X2, with protein MGKVRGEVEEEEGEAIVALGSLFKLTQIHLWDDGSTNTHLVPLFHEHSGIPLNKSVDDTSGIANIRSEEMGLMKEMTAMGLPVSFRTNKEWKNRTRGYQKKGLKVQINDEANVLFVEEDNKDVASTINLVSDLKTSDYAIGDDEDVHKLCVEDDCVQSTTVGKENHDVVVESCVLGNEDGESQGDNHESNEWKVYWDSFYGRSYFYNVKTQESTWEPPLGIEHLAYSNESHNLTELAIETTENQHDSLFGTGPADKVDAEKPDDLGGVCQSQCETEALAEVNSLADTYQETSVGSQPFDITTLDEEGNGASVVVNTVRKAKKESRRSRARKKLLDSYTGTGMKGVLEEYSAILGKYWCQRYLLFSRFDEGIKMDEEGWFSVTPELIAKHHAARCNEGIVIDCFTGVGGNAIQFASRSHYVIAVDLDPKKLDLAQHNAAIYGVADKIDFVKGDFFDLAHNLKAGTVFLSPPWGGPDYLKASTYDMKTMLRPRDGDALFKAAMNIASTVIMFLPRNVDINQLAELALSTSPPWSLEVEKNYVNGKLKAITAYYVRQNSS; from the exons ATGGGAAAGGTCAGAGgcgaagtagaagaagaagaaggtgaagctATTGTAGCTCTGGGCTCTCTCTTCAAGCTTACTCAAATCCATCTATG GGACGATGGGTCTACAAATACTCATTTAGTTCCTCTCTTCCATGAACACAGTGGT ATACCCCTAAACAAGAGTGTTGATGATACTTCTGGAATTGCGA atATTAGGTCTGAGGAGATGGGATTGATGAAAGAGATGACTGCTATGGGTCTTCCGGTTTCCTTCCGAACAAATAAGGAG tggaaaaacagaacaagaggCTACCAAAAGAAAGGGCTCAAGGTTCAAATAAACGACGAGGCTAATGTTCTTTTCGTAGAAGAAGACAACAAGGATGTAGCATCCACTATAAATTTGGTTTCTGATTTGAAGACTTCTGATTATGCTATTGGTGATGATGAGGACGTTCACAAACTGTGTGTAGAAGATGATTGTGTTCAAAGTACCACAGTCGGAAAAGAAAATCATGATGTTGTTGTAGAAAGCTGTGTCTTGGGAAATGAAGATGGAGAGTCTCAGGGTGATAACCATGAATCTAATGAATGGAAAGTCTACTGGGATTCTTTCTATGGACGGAGTTATTTTTACAATGTTAAGACACAAGAGTCCACATGGGAGCCGCCACTTGGGATCGAGCATCTAGCTTATAGCAACGAAAGCCACAACTTGACTGAATTGGCTATAGAG ACAACAGAGAATCAACATGATTCCCTGTTTGGAACTGGACCTGCCGATAAAGTTGATGCTGAAAAACCTGATGATCTTGGTGGAGTTTGTCAGAGTCAATGTGAAACAGAAGCCCTAGCCGAAGTTAACAG tttGGCTGATACATACCAAGAAACTTCTGTTGGAAGTCAACCTTTTGATATTACTACTCTTGATGAAGAGGGAAACGGTGCATCTGTTGTTGTCAATACCGTTAGGAAGGCTAAGAAGGAGTCCAGAAGATCTCGAGCCAGAAAGAAATTACTCGATTCGTACACAG GGACTGGAATGAAAGGTGTTCTTGAAGAATACTCTGCAATCCTTGGCAAGTATTGGTGCCAAAGATACCTCCTCTTCTCCAGATTTGATGAAGGCATCAAAATGGACGAGGAAGGATGGTTTTCTGTCACTCCTGAACTTATAGCTAAGCATCATGCCGCACGTTGTAATGAAGGCATAGTCATTGACTGTTTTACAGGAGTTGGTGGAAATGCTATTCAGTTTGCATCAAG GAGTCACTATGTGATTGCAGTTGATTTGGATCCAAAGAAACTTGATTTAGCGCAGCATAATGCTGCCATATATGGTGTTGCTGATAAAATCGACTTTGTGAAGGGAGACTTCTTTGACTTGGCACATAACTTGAAG gCAGGCACTGTATTCCTATCGCCTCCCTGGGGAGGTCCTGATTATCTTAAAGCAAGTACGTATGACATGAAGACAATGTTGAGACCTCGTGATGG AGACGCTCTATTTAAGGCGGCCATGAACATTGCGTCAACAGTCATTATGTTTCTTCCAAGAAATGTTGATATTAACCAATTGGCAGAACTAGCCTTATCAACATCTCCTCCATGGTCACTGGAg GTGGAAAAGAACTACGTAAATGGGAAGCTGAAGGCGATAACAGCATATTACGTCAGACAAAATAGTTCTTAG
- the LOC104742216 gene encoding trimethylguanosine synthase-like isoform X4: protein MGLMKEMTAMGLPVSFRTNKEWKNRTRGYQKKGLKVQINDEANVLFVEEDNKDVASTINLVSDLKTSDYAIGDDEDVHKLCVEDDCVQSTTVGKENHDVVVESCVLGNEDGESQGDNHESNEWKVYWDSFYGRSYFYNVKTQESTWEPPLGIEHLAYSNESHNLTELAIETTENQHDSLFGTGPADKVDAEKPDDLGGVCQSQCETEALAEVNSLADTYQETSVGSQPFDITTLDEEGNGASVVVNTVRKAKKESRRSRARKKLLDSYTGTGMKGVLEEYSAILGKYWCQRYLLFSRFDEGIKMDEEGWFSVTPELIAKHHAARCNEGIVIDCFTGVGGNAIQFASRSHYVIAVDLDPKKLDLAQHNAAIYGVADKIDFVKGDFFDLAHNLKAGTVFLSPPWGGPDYLKASTYDMKTMLRPRDGDALFKAAMNIASTVIMFLPRNVDINQLAELALSTSPPWSLEVEKNYVNGKLKAITAYYVRQNSS, encoded by the exons ATGGGATTGATGAAAGAGATGACTGCTATGGGTCTTCCGGTTTCCTTCCGAACAAATAAGGAG tggaaaaacagaacaagaggCTACCAAAAGAAAGGGCTCAAGGTTCAAATAAACGACGAGGCTAATGTTCTTTTCGTAGAAGAAGACAACAAGGATGTAGCATCCACTATAAATTTGGTTTCTGATTTGAAGACTTCTGATTATGCTATTGGTGATGATGAGGACGTTCACAAACTGTGTGTAGAAGATGATTGTGTTCAAAGTACCACAGTCGGAAAAGAAAATCATGATGTTGTTGTAGAAAGCTGTGTCTTGGGAAATGAAGATGGAGAGTCTCAGGGTGATAACCATGAATCTAATGAATGGAAAGTCTACTGGGATTCTTTCTATGGACGGAGTTATTTTTACAATGTTAAGACACAAGAGTCCACATGGGAGCCGCCACTTGGGATCGAGCATCTAGCTTATAGCAACGAAAGCCACAACTTGACTGAATTGGCTATAGAG ACAACAGAGAATCAACATGATTCCCTGTTTGGAACTGGACCTGCCGATAAAGTTGATGCTGAAAAACCTGATGATCTTGGTGGAGTTTGTCAGAGTCAATGTGAAACAGAAGCCCTAGCCGAAGTTAACAG tttGGCTGATACATACCAAGAAACTTCTGTTGGAAGTCAACCTTTTGATATTACTACTCTTGATGAAGAGGGAAACGGTGCATCTGTTGTTGTCAATACCGTTAGGAAGGCTAAGAAGGAGTCCAGAAGATCTCGAGCCAGAAAGAAATTACTCGATTCGTACACAG GGACTGGAATGAAAGGTGTTCTTGAAGAATACTCTGCAATCCTTGGCAAGTATTGGTGCCAAAGATACCTCCTCTTCTCCAGATTTGATGAAGGCATCAAAATGGACGAGGAAGGATGGTTTTCTGTCACTCCTGAACTTATAGCTAAGCATCATGCCGCACGTTGTAATGAAGGCATAGTCATTGACTGTTTTACAGGAGTTGGTGGAAATGCTATTCAGTTTGCATCAAG GAGTCACTATGTGATTGCAGTTGATTTGGATCCAAAGAAACTTGATTTAGCGCAGCATAATGCTGCCATATATGGTGTTGCTGATAAAATCGACTTTGTGAAGGGAGACTTCTTTGACTTGGCACATAACTTGAAG gCAGGCACTGTATTCCTATCGCCTCCCTGGGGAGGTCCTGATTATCTTAAAGCAAGTACGTATGACATGAAGACAATGTTGAGACCTCGTGATGG AGACGCTCTATTTAAGGCGGCCATGAACATTGCGTCAACAGTCATTATGTTTCTTCCAAGAAATGTTGATATTAACCAATTGGCAGAACTAGCCTTATCAACATCTCCTCCATGGTCACTGGAg GTGGAAAAGAACTACGTAAATGGGAAGCTGAAGGCGATAACAGCATATTACGTCAGACAAAATAGTTCTTAG
- the LOC104742216 gene encoding trimethylguanosine synthase-like isoform X1, protein MGKVRGEVEEEEGEAIVALGSLFKLTQIHLWDDGSTNTHLVPLFHEHSGVSVLYIVEFVLCFCEFWVQILVMQIPLNKSVDDTSGIANIRSEEMGLMKEMTAMGLPVSFRTNKEWKNRTRGYQKKGLKVQINDEANVLFVEEDNKDVASTINLVSDLKTSDYAIGDDEDVHKLCVEDDCVQSTTVGKENHDVVVESCVLGNEDGESQGDNHESNEWKVYWDSFYGRSYFYNVKTQESTWEPPLGIEHLAYSNESHNLTELAIETTENQHDSLFGTGPADKVDAEKPDDLGGVCQSQCETEALAEVNSLADTYQETSVGSQPFDITTLDEEGNGASVVVNTVRKAKKESRRSRARKKLLDSYTGTGMKGVLEEYSAILGKYWCQRYLLFSRFDEGIKMDEEGWFSVTPELIAKHHAARCNEGIVIDCFTGVGGNAIQFASRSHYVIAVDLDPKKLDLAQHNAAIYGVADKIDFVKGDFFDLAHNLKAGTVFLSPPWGGPDYLKASTYDMKTMLRPRDGDALFKAAMNIASTVIMFLPRNVDINQLAELALSTSPPWSLEVEKNYVNGKLKAITAYYVRQNSS, encoded by the exons ATGGGAAAGGTCAGAGgcgaagtagaagaagaagaaggtgaagctATTGTAGCTCTGGGCTCTCTCTTCAAGCTTACTCAAATCCATCTATG GGACGATGGGTCTACAAATACTCATTTAGTTCCTCTCTTCCATGAACACAGTGGTGTAAGTGTTCTTTATATAGTTGAATTTGTCTTATGCTTCTGTGAATTTTGGGTTCAAATTTTGGTAATGCAGATACCCCTAAACAAGAGTGTTGATGATACTTCTGGAATTGCGA atATTAGGTCTGAGGAGATGGGATTGATGAAAGAGATGACTGCTATGGGTCTTCCGGTTTCCTTCCGAACAAATAAGGAG tggaaaaacagaacaagaggCTACCAAAAGAAAGGGCTCAAGGTTCAAATAAACGACGAGGCTAATGTTCTTTTCGTAGAAGAAGACAACAAGGATGTAGCATCCACTATAAATTTGGTTTCTGATTTGAAGACTTCTGATTATGCTATTGGTGATGATGAGGACGTTCACAAACTGTGTGTAGAAGATGATTGTGTTCAAAGTACCACAGTCGGAAAAGAAAATCATGATGTTGTTGTAGAAAGCTGTGTCTTGGGAAATGAAGATGGAGAGTCTCAGGGTGATAACCATGAATCTAATGAATGGAAAGTCTACTGGGATTCTTTCTATGGACGGAGTTATTTTTACAATGTTAAGACACAAGAGTCCACATGGGAGCCGCCACTTGGGATCGAGCATCTAGCTTATAGCAACGAAAGCCACAACTTGACTGAATTGGCTATAGAG ACAACAGAGAATCAACATGATTCCCTGTTTGGAACTGGACCTGCCGATAAAGTTGATGCTGAAAAACCTGATGATCTTGGTGGAGTTTGTCAGAGTCAATGTGAAACAGAAGCCCTAGCCGAAGTTAACAG tttGGCTGATACATACCAAGAAACTTCTGTTGGAAGTCAACCTTTTGATATTACTACTCTTGATGAAGAGGGAAACGGTGCATCTGTTGTTGTCAATACCGTTAGGAAGGCTAAGAAGGAGTCCAGAAGATCTCGAGCCAGAAAGAAATTACTCGATTCGTACACAG GGACTGGAATGAAAGGTGTTCTTGAAGAATACTCTGCAATCCTTGGCAAGTATTGGTGCCAAAGATACCTCCTCTTCTCCAGATTTGATGAAGGCATCAAAATGGACGAGGAAGGATGGTTTTCTGTCACTCCTGAACTTATAGCTAAGCATCATGCCGCACGTTGTAATGAAGGCATAGTCATTGACTGTTTTACAGGAGTTGGTGGAAATGCTATTCAGTTTGCATCAAG GAGTCACTATGTGATTGCAGTTGATTTGGATCCAAAGAAACTTGATTTAGCGCAGCATAATGCTGCCATATATGGTGTTGCTGATAAAATCGACTTTGTGAAGGGAGACTTCTTTGACTTGGCACATAACTTGAAG gCAGGCACTGTATTCCTATCGCCTCCCTGGGGAGGTCCTGATTATCTTAAAGCAAGTACGTATGACATGAAGACAATGTTGAGACCTCGTGATGG AGACGCTCTATTTAAGGCGGCCATGAACATTGCGTCAACAGTCATTATGTTTCTTCCAAGAAATGTTGATATTAACCAATTGGCAGAACTAGCCTTATCAACATCTCCTCCATGGTCACTGGAg GTGGAAAAGAACTACGTAAATGGGAAGCTGAAGGCGATAACAGCATATTACGTCAGACAAAATAGTTCTTAG